One part of the Methylobacterium mesophilicum SR1.6/6 genome encodes these proteins:
- a CDS encoding cytochrome c oxidase subunit 3, with product MTGPQLRHVGLNLQGSNELEPDAAELGLYGFWIFLMSDAVLFALLFAVYGTQVAATAGAPGPEAEFKLGSAFIETLILLTSSLTFGLSAIAMKYDRTRTGLFVWLCLTLALGLAFLGFEANDFATMLRDGATPDRSGFLSVFFALVPTHGLHVTAGCIWIAVMLVQVAVFGTDARVKLNLLKLGLFWHFLDVIWIAIFSVVYLQGTLG from the coding sequence ATGACCGGACCGCAGCTCCGGCACGTCGGCCTCAACCTCCAGGGTTCCAATGAACTCGAACCGGACGCGGCCGAACTCGGCCTCTACGGGTTCTGGATCTTCCTGATGAGCGACGCGGTGCTGTTCGCGCTGCTCTTCGCAGTCTACGGCACGCAGGTCGCCGCCACGGCGGGTGCACCGGGACCAGAGGCTGAGTTCAAGCTCGGCAGCGCGTTCATCGAGACGCTGATTCTGCTCACGAGTAGCTTGACCTTCGGGCTCTCGGCGATCGCGATGAAGTACGACCGCACACGGACCGGTCTCTTCGTCTGGCTGTGCCTCACCCTCGCACTCGGCCTAGCCTTCCTCGGCTTCGAGGCCAACGATTTTGCAACGATGCTTCGCGACGGCGCCACGCCGGACCGCAGCGGCTTCCTGTCGGTCTTCTTCGCGCTCGTCCCGACGCACGGCCTCCACGTCACGGCCGGCTGCATCTGGATCGCGGTGATGCTCGTCCAGGTCGCGGTCTTCGGGACGGACGCTCGCGTCAAGCTGAATCTTCTGAAGCTGGGCCTGTTCTGGCACTTCCTCGACGTCATCTGGATCGCGATCTTCTCGGTGGTCTACCTGCAGGGAACGCTCGGATGA
- a CDS encoding alpha/beta fold hydrolase, with protein sequence MKHVWMAQVAEPSNKALRTALVALLVLSLPACAGRPTGVLLPISAVEPLPGTSRVDMLVATTRKSATDRGVLFSGERGDAVTYTDLAVSIPPDATRQPGSVQWPKSLPGNPATDFVALRAEPVDRAKVAAWTGRAVRRGAKRHVLVFVHGFNNKFEDAVFRFAQIVHDSSAEVAPVLFTWPSKGSVLAYGYDRESTNFSRNGLETLLRDLAKDPNVGDVTVLAHSMGNWLTLESLRQMAIRDRRVAPKIRNVILAAPDVDMDLAREAFRDMGPDRPRLTLMVSGDDQALAVSRLVWGDSVRLGAIDPTAEPYRSELERQNIGVLNLSTVKGDDPLNHGKFASGEVVALLGKRLADGQPISDGQVGIGDRLVSTAAGAASTIATGAALAVAAPVAIVDPQTRETYGEHLSNVGSGFKDTVGSTADLAAAPLRVVTGGR encoded by the coding sequence ATGAAGCATGTGTGGATGGCGCAGGTGGCGGAACCGAGTAACAAAGCCTTGCGCACGGCCTTGGTCGCCTTGCTGGTCCTGTCGCTGCCAGCCTGTGCCGGCCGCCCGACGGGGGTTCTGCTCCCCATCTCTGCCGTCGAGCCTCTTCCAGGTACGTCGCGCGTGGACATGCTGGTTGCAACGACCCGCAAGTCCGCGACAGACCGCGGCGTGCTGTTCTCTGGAGAACGCGGCGATGCGGTGACCTACACCGACCTCGCTGTCTCGATCCCGCCCGATGCCACGCGCCAGCCCGGCTCGGTCCAGTGGCCGAAGTCCCTGCCGGGCAATCCCGCTACCGACTTCGTCGCCCTGCGCGCCGAGCCCGTCGACCGCGCGAAGGTCGCGGCCTGGACCGGTCGCGCCGTCCGCCGCGGAGCCAAGCGCCACGTGCTGGTGTTCGTGCACGGCTTCAACAACAAGTTCGAGGACGCCGTCTTCCGGTTCGCGCAGATCGTCCATGATTCCAGCGCCGAGGTCGCCCCGGTCCTGTTCACGTGGCCGTCCAAGGGCAGTGTGCTCGCCTACGGCTACGACCGGGAGAGCACCAACTTCTCCCGAAACGGCCTAGAGACCCTGCTGCGGGATCTGGCCAAAGACCCGAATGTCGGCGATGTCACCGTACTCGCCCACTCCATGGGGAACTGGCTGACCCTGGAGAGCCTGCGGCAGATGGCGATCCGCGACCGGCGCGTGGCGCCGAAGATCCGCAACGTCATCCTGGCCGCGCCCGACGTCGACATGGACCTCGCCCGTGAGGCGTTCCGCGACATGGGGCCGGACCGGCCGCGGCTGACGCTGATGGTGTCCGGCGACGACCAAGCACTCGCGGTCTCGCGGTTGGTGTGGGGCGACAGCGTGCGGCTGGGGGCCATCGACCCGACCGCCGAGCCGTACCGGTCCGAGCTGGAGCGTCAGAACATCGGTGTGCTGAACCTGTCGACCGTGAAGGGCGACGACCCGCTCAACCACGGCAAGTTTGCCTCGGGCGAGGTCGTCGCGCTGCTGGGCAAGCGCCTCGCGGACGGGCAGCCGATCTCGGACGGGCAGGTCGGCATCGGCGACCGGCTTGTGAGCACGGCCGCTGGCGCTGCCTCCACCATCGCGACCGGAGCCGCATTGGCGGTGGCCGCACCGGTGGCCATCGTCGACCCGCAGACGCGCGAGACCTACGGTGAGCACCTCTCGAACGTCGGCAGCGGCTTCAAGGACACCGTAGGCTCGACGGCCGACCTCGCCGCCGCGCCCCTGCGCGTCGTCACTGGCGGTCGTTAA
- a CDS encoding DUF6629 family protein, translated as MCFSPEVDFIASGVIALIGVATLAHVQQPRAVLFAATPIFFALHQFTEGFIWLGLEGQIRPEAQGHLVFLYMLYAQGILPLLMPLAVLLMEPPGRRRWLIAGLTLLGAALAAFVFRGLIVYPSTACIERHSIHYDNPGTALSGVAVLYVLATCGALILSSHRVVRWFGSLNFVGVIATLIAKGYAFTSVWCLYAAIASLILFWQFRARRINVSEPNASLVARATG; from the coding sequence ATGTGTTTTTCGCCAGAGGTCGATTTCATCGCCAGCGGAGTGATCGCGCTCATCGGCGTCGCGACCCTCGCGCATGTCCAACAACCTCGCGCCGTCCTGTTCGCGGCAACACCTATATTCTTCGCCCTCCACCAATTTACGGAGGGATTCATCTGGCTCGGCTTGGAGGGTCAAATCAGACCGGAGGCCCAAGGACACCTCGTCTTCCTGTACATGCTCTACGCGCAGGGCATCCTGCCTCTTCTGATGCCACTCGCAGTGCTCCTCATGGAGCCGCCTGGGCGCCGGCGTTGGCTGATCGCGGGCTTGACGCTCCTTGGAGCGGCCCTCGCCGCCTTCGTGTTCCGTGGCCTCATCGTCTATCCGAGCACGGCCTGCATCGAACGACACTCGATCCACTACGACAATCCCGGCACCGCCCTGTCCGGGGTGGCTGTGCTGTACGTTCTGGCTACCTGTGGCGCATTGATCTTGTCGAGCCATAGAGTGGTGCGATGGTTCGGTTCGCTCAATTTCGTAGGTGTGATCGCGACCCTCATCGCTAAGGGCTACGCCTTCACGTCGGTCTGGTGCCTCTACGCCGCCATAGCGAGCCTGATCCTGTTCTGGCAGTTCCGCGCTCGCCGTATCAACGTTTCGGAGCCGAACGCTTCGCTCGTTGCACGTGCCACGGGGTGA
- a CDS encoding cytochrome o ubiquinol oxidase subunit IV — MNVRDQSRGIVLLKAIGAAALLGSVRVLTGGPNRRSGGLRDDRSQVADERHSRRNDLRTYAVGYVLALLLTGAAFAVVTWRWAAGATALGIILALALLQAMVHFRYFLHVDLRRSARDDLQLILFSSLIVCLMVGGTLVVLFNLRIRMM; from the coding sequence ATGAACGTGCGCGATCAATCCAGGGGCATCGTCCTGCTGAAGGCCATCGGAGCGGCGGCTCTTCTGGGAAGCGTGCGCGTGCTGACCGGCGGTCCGAATCGGCGATCGGGGGGCTTGCGCGACGACAGGAGTCAGGTCGCCGACGAGCGTCACTCCAGGCGAAATGACCTGAGAACCTACGCCGTCGGCTACGTCCTCGCGCTACTCCTGACGGGCGCAGCTTTCGCCGTCGTAACGTGGCGATGGGCGGCGGGTGCGACAGCGCTCGGGATCATCCTCGCTCTGGCGTTGCTTCAGGCGATGGTACACTTTCGTTATTTCCTGCACGTCGACCTGAGGCGCTCGGCCCGCGATGACCTTCAGCTGATCCTGTTCTCGAGCCTCATCGTCTGCCTCATGGTGGGTGGCACCCTCGTCGTTCTCTTCAACCTGCGCATCCGGATGATGTAG
- a CDS encoding GMC family oxidoreductase — protein sequence MRIPGLGNAADNPKHATPGDDPEHYPRARDGRAPNVMRIGEWVPMRQHRDEDEVDFAIVGTGAGGGTLACRLAEGGVSVVAFDAGPYFRPLEDFASDESHQSKLYWTDERIVDGENPLQMGSNNSGKAVGGSTVHYAMVALRFRPEWFKARTLMGYGADWPIDWREMWRYYDQVEDDLKISGPVNYPWGPHRRRYHRRAHEINAAAKVLARGAEAMGIDWTPTPLATVSAPHGDAPPCVYRGFCTLGCSTNAKQSVLVSYLPRALKAGAEIRDLAMVGRIETRNGRATGVHYFREGKWRFQRAKNVVVAGYAIETPRLLLNSANQEFPDGLANSSGLVGKNLMVQGNQAVWGVFDEEIRSYKGPPSLAISEHWNYDDKGYGPFAKDFFGGYSYMSQGPLPQLWANTQASAHGLWGEALVSEMQRYNHVAGLKVVSEYMPQERNRVTLADVKDQYGLPVARITYSWCDNDKALNRHGLKFLREALSAAGGREVWDQGDDTCHLNGTARMGYDPRTSVVDADCRSWDIPNLFVCDGSVFPTTGGVNPSLTIQAIALRTADRIHATATGRGERRG from the coding sequence ATGCGCATCCCCGGCCTCGGCAACGCCGCCGACAACCCCAAGCACGCCACGCCCGGCGACGACCCGGAGCACTATCCCCGCGCTCGCGACGGCCGCGCCCCCAACGTCATGCGGATCGGCGAATGGGTGCCGATGCGCCAGCACCGGGACGAGGACGAGGTCGACTTCGCCATCGTCGGCACCGGGGCGGGCGGCGGAACCCTGGCCTGCCGGCTCGCCGAAGGCGGCGTGTCGGTGGTGGCCTTCGATGCCGGCCCGTATTTCCGGCCCCTGGAGGACTTCGCCTCGGACGAGAGTCACCAGTCCAAACTCTACTGGACGGACGAGCGCATCGTCGACGGCGAGAACCCGCTGCAGATGGGCTCGAACAATTCCGGCAAGGCGGTGGGCGGCTCGACCGTCCACTATGCCATGGTGGCCCTGCGCTTCCGACCGGAATGGTTCAAGGCTCGCACCCTCATGGGCTACGGCGCCGACTGGCCGATCGATTGGCGGGAGATGTGGCGCTACTACGATCAGGTCGAGGACGACCTGAAGATTTCCGGACCGGTCAACTACCCCTGGGGGCCGCACCGACGGCGCTACCACCGGCGCGCGCACGAGATCAACGCCGCCGCCAAGGTGCTGGCACGGGGCGCCGAGGCGATGGGCATTGACTGGACGCCGACGCCGCTCGCCACGGTCTCGGCGCCGCACGGCGACGCGCCGCCATGCGTCTACCGGGGTTTCTGCACGCTGGGCTGCTCAACCAACGCCAAGCAGAGCGTGCTCGTGAGCTACCTGCCCCGCGCCCTGAAGGCCGGCGCGGAGATCCGCGACCTCGCAATGGTCGGGCGGATCGAGACGAGGAACGGGCGCGCCACCGGCGTCCACTACTTTCGCGAGGGGAAGTGGCGTTTCCAGCGCGCGAAGAACGTCGTCGTGGCGGGCTACGCCATCGAGACGCCCCGGCTCCTCCTGAACTCGGCGAACCAGGAGTTTCCGGACGGGCTCGCCAACTCCTCTGGCCTCGTCGGCAAGAACCTCATGGTTCAGGGTAACCAAGCGGTCTGGGGCGTCTTCGATGAGGAGATCCGCAGCTACAAGGGCCCACCCTCCCTGGCGATCAGCGAGCACTGGAACTACGACGACAAGGGCTATGGTCCCTTCGCGAAGGACTTCTTCGGCGGATACTCATACATGAGCCAAGGGCCGCTACCGCAGCTCTGGGCCAACACCCAGGCCTCAGCGCACGGCCTGTGGGGCGAGGCACTCGTCTCGGAGATGCAGCGCTACAACCACGTCGCCGGGCTCAAGGTTGTCTCCGAGTACATGCCGCAGGAGCGCAACCGGGTGACGCTCGCGGACGTGAAGGACCAGTACGGGCTCCCGGTCGCCCGGATCACCTACTCCTGGTGCGACAACGACAAGGCGCTGAACCGGCACGGGCTCAAGTTCTTGCGCGAGGCCCTGTCAGCCGCGGGCGGCCGCGAGGTCTGGGATCAGGGCGACGACACCTGTCACCTCAACGGTACCGCCCGGATGGGCTACGATCCGCGCACGTCTGTGGTCGATGCCGATTGCCGGTCCTGGGACATCCCGAACCTGTTCGTTTGCGACGGTTCGGTGTTCCCCACGACCGGCGGGGTCAACCCGTCGCTCACCATCCAGGCGATCGCCCTGCGTACCGCCGATCGTATCCACGCCACCGCGACCGGCAGGGGAGAGCGGCGTGGCTGA
- a CDS encoding AI-2E family transporter gives MPTDTTGAPKQPAQVPPPLVPGLRGLLTLAVGVVLIAALYFGREVFVPLVLAILLSFVLAPVVNLLRRIKLGRVPSVIVAVLLALAVLGGIGAVIGTQVAGLAGNLPQYQTTVQKKFAGLQQGWLGEANKLLQKFNHQVQDVTQKADAAGTTAETGPAGDTPKAQLVRVQEPEPSPLALAEKVLGPVVSPLTDVGIVLVVVVFLLLQREDLRNRMIRLFGSSDLHRTTVAMDDAAGRLGTYFLAQLGMNAAFGVIVGVGLWFIGVPNPLLWGVLSAIMRFIPYIGAIVSGVFPVALAAAVDPGWSMVIATAALFLIAEPVFGQVVEPLLYGHSTGLSPFAVIVSTLFWGFLWGPIGLILATPFTVCLVVLGRHVDSLEFFDVLLGDRPPLTPVENFYQRMLAGDPDEVRDVAEGMLKERSLSSYYDEVALKGLQLAANDFARGVVTPAQLDNIRASARSLVEDFEDHVDAEPAVRASEINPSDTPTLAERAHPKTEAVPAQAPPRDALPEAWQGEAPVLCLAGRGPLDEASSAMLAQLLRKHGLGARVTPYQSASREGIRELDLTGVAMVCVSYLDITGNPSHLRYLLERLKRRAPGIPVLVGLWPVGEKVLTDAALGREVGADAYVSSLREAVDACLAVAAGSSPGASSSNTVRAA, from the coding sequence ATGCCGACCGACACTACGGGCGCCCCGAAGCAGCCTGCCCAAGTCCCGCCGCCGCTCGTGCCGGGCCTGCGCGGCCTCTTGACCCTCGCCGTCGGTGTCGTGCTGATCGCCGCGCTGTATTTCGGTCGCGAGGTGTTCGTCCCGCTGGTGCTGGCCATCCTGCTCAGCTTCGTCCTGGCGCCGGTCGTCAACCTGCTGCGGCGGATCAAGCTCGGGCGCGTGCCCTCGGTCATCGTCGCGGTCCTGCTGGCGCTGGCCGTACTCGGCGGCATCGGCGCGGTGATCGGCACCCAGGTCGCGGGCCTCGCCGGCAATCTGCCGCAGTACCAGACAACGGTGCAGAAGAAGTTCGCTGGACTGCAGCAGGGCTGGCTCGGCGAGGCCAACAAGCTCCTCCAGAAATTCAATCATCAGGTCCAAGACGTCACGCAGAAGGCCGACGCCGCCGGCACGACGGCCGAGACAGGCCCCGCTGGCGACACGCCGAAGGCGCAGCTCGTGCGGGTTCAAGAGCCCGAGCCCTCGCCGCTGGCGTTGGCGGAGAAAGTCCTCGGCCCGGTCGTCTCGCCGCTGACCGACGTCGGCATCGTCCTCGTCGTCGTCGTATTCCTGCTGCTACAGCGCGAGGACCTGCGCAACCGCATGATCCGCCTGTTCGGATCGAGCGATCTGCACCGCACGACGGTGGCCATGGACGACGCGGCCGGCCGGCTCGGCACCTACTTCCTGGCCCAGCTCGGTATGAACGCGGCCTTCGGCGTCATCGTCGGCGTCGGGCTGTGGTTCATCGGCGTACCGAATCCTCTCTTGTGGGGCGTGCTCTCCGCCATCATGCGGTTCATCCCGTACATCGGCGCCATCGTCTCGGGGGTGTTCCCGGTGGCGCTAGCGGCCGCCGTCGATCCGGGCTGGTCGATGGTGATCGCGACCGCCGCCCTGTTCCTGATCGCCGAGCCAGTGTTCGGGCAGGTGGTCGAGCCGCTGCTCTACGGCCATTCCACCGGGCTTTCGCCCTTCGCAGTGATCGTCTCGACCCTGTTCTGGGGGTTCCTGTGGGGGCCCATCGGGCTGATCCTGGCCACGCCGTTCACCGTCTGCCTCGTGGTGCTCGGCCGCCACGTCGACAGTTTGGAGTTCTTCGACGTGCTGCTCGGCGACCGGCCGCCGCTGACCCCGGTGGAGAACTTCTATCAGCGCATGCTCGCCGGCGACCCCGACGAGGTGCGAGACGTCGCCGAGGGCATGCTCAAGGAGCGCTCCCTGTCCTCGTACTACGACGAGGTGGCTCTGAAGGGACTGCAGCTCGCCGCCAACGATTTCGCGCGCGGGGTCGTCACCCCCGCTCAGCTCGACAACATCCGAGCCTCGGCACGATCCCTGGTGGAGGACTTCGAGGATCACGTCGATGCCGAGCCAGCCGTGAGGGCGAGCGAGATCAACCCAAGCGACACGCCGACCCTAGCCGAGCGGGCGCATCCAAAAACCGAGGCGGTGCCGGCGCAAGCCCCGCCGCGGGATGCGCTACCGGAGGCATGGCAAGGCGAGGCTCCCGTGCTGTGCCTAGCCGGGCGCGGTCCCCTCGACGAGGCCTCCTCGGCGATGCTGGCTCAGCTGCTGCGCAAGCATGGGCTTGGCGCGCGCGTGACCCCGTACCAGTCCGCCTCGCGCGAGGGCATCCGTGAGCTCGACCTCACGGGTGTGGCGATGGTGTGCGTCTCCTATCTCGACATCACCGGGAACCCCTCGCACCTGCGCTACCTGCTGGAGCGGCTGAAGCGACGCGCACCGGGCATCCCCGTGCTGGTGGGGCTGTGGCCGGTGGGCGAGAAGGTCTTGACGGACGCAGCGCTGGGCCGGGAGGTCGGCGCGGATGCCTACGTGTCGTCGCTGCGCGAGGCCGTGGACGCCTGCCTCGCCGTCGCCGCCGGCTCGTCCCCAGGGGCGAGCTCGTCCAACACAGTGCGAGCGGCCTGA
- a CDS encoding cbb3-type cytochrome c oxidase subunit I, protein MMSGDSLWYVLFGRLDAKALPFVRAWDDPNLSEFIGAFAGAMVVIGAVTLAALLTWKRWWRPLFLDWLTSLDHKKIGIMYIVLAGVMFTRALIEAVLMRTQQSLAVNAPGIVAPEHFAQLFSTHGSIMIFFMAMPFLTGLINYVVPLQIGARDVAFPLLNSISLMLTAGGAGLVMISLAIGEFSTGGWSGYPPYTETAYQPGVGPDYWIWALTLSSIGTTLSGLNFATTIYKKRCPGMHLLRMPLFCWTSLCTAILMVFAMPPLTVATALLALDRYLGFHFFTNDLGGNMMNYVNLFWLFGHPEVYIVILPAFGIYSEVVSAFSSKELYGYTSLVIATMAIGVLSFTVWLHHFFTMGQSPDVNSFFGIATMMIGVPTGVKVYDWIWTMFRGELRFTPPMLFSVAFIITFVLGGLSGILLAIPPVDFMVHNTVFLVAHFHNVLIPGTLYGLIAGYQYWFPKAFGFRLSEGWGKISFVCWVVGFYLAFMPLYVLGLGGMPRRSQALFEPDYRPWLLVAVIGAFILLTGLVTLFVQLWVSVRDREHNRVSVGDPWDARSLEWSVSAPPPEYNFATIPHVSGRDTFYLRKVHGGAYKPADHYRGIEMPKNSWVGPLVGLGGAVCAFGLIWHIWWMAMLGFAAIWLPVIARSFVRETHLWIPAAEVEAENRRWLDLAHATHPVPRQLEESQANRRLAKVNPAEVAA, encoded by the coding sequence ATGATGAGCGGCGACAGCCTCTGGTACGTCCTGTTCGGCCGGCTCGATGCGAAGGCGCTGCCCTTCGTGCGAGCCTGGGACGACCCCAACTTGAGCGAGTTCATCGGCGCCTTCGCAGGCGCGATGGTCGTGATCGGCGCCGTCACCCTCGCGGCATTGTTGACGTGGAAGCGCTGGTGGCGTCCGCTGTTCCTCGACTGGCTGACCAGCCTCGATCACAAGAAGATCGGCATCATGTACATCGTGCTCGCCGGTGTCATGTTCACGCGCGCGTTGATCGAGGCGGTGTTGATGCGCACGCAGCAATCGCTCGCCGTCAACGCACCCGGCATCGTGGCGCCCGAACACTTCGCCCAGCTGTTCAGCACCCATGGCAGCATCATGATTTTCTTCATGGCGATGCCGTTCCTGACGGGCTTGATCAACTACGTCGTGCCGCTACAGATCGGTGCCCGCGACGTCGCCTTCCCGCTGCTGAACTCGATCAGCCTGATGCTAACAGCTGGCGGGGCCGGCCTCGTCATGATTTCGCTCGCCATCGGCGAGTTCTCAACCGGTGGCTGGTCAGGCTACCCGCCCTACACCGAGACGGCGTACCAACCTGGCGTAGGACCCGACTACTGGATCTGGGCGCTGACTTTGTCGTCGATCGGCACGACCCTTTCAGGCCTTAACTTCGCGACAACGATCTACAAGAAGCGCTGCCCGGGCATGCATCTCCTACGCATGCCGCTCTTCTGCTGGACGTCGCTGTGCACCGCGATTCTGATGGTTTTCGCGATGCCACCGTTGACGGTTGCGACCGCCCTGCTCGCCCTCGATCGGTACCTTGGCTTCCACTTCTTCACGAACGATCTCGGCGGCAATATGATGAACTACGTAAACCTCTTCTGGCTGTTTGGCCATCCTGAGGTTTACATCGTCATCCTTCCGGCTTTTGGCATCTACTCAGAGGTGGTGTCGGCCTTCTCGTCGAAGGAACTCTATGGCTACACCTCCCTGGTCATCGCAACCATGGCCATCGGCGTCCTCTCGTTCACGGTCTGGCTTCACCATTTCTTCACGATGGGACAGAGCCCAGATGTCAATTCGTTCTTCGGAATCGCGACGATGATGATCGGCGTCCCCACCGGCGTCAAAGTCTATGATTGGATCTGGACGATGTTCCGTGGCGAGCTTCGCTTCACGCCGCCGATGCTGTTCTCGGTCGCCTTCATCATCACCTTCGTGCTCGGCGGCCTGTCCGGCATTTTGCTCGCGATCCCACCGGTGGATTTCATGGTCCATAACACCGTCTTCCTGGTCGCGCATTTCCACAACGTGCTCATCCCCGGCACGCTCTACGGCCTGATCGCCGGCTACCAGTACTGGTTTCCGAAGGCGTTCGGTTTCCGTCTGTCGGAAGGCTGGGGCAAGATCTCGTTCGTGTGTTGGGTGGTTGGTTTCTACCTCGCGTTCATGCCGCTCTACGTGCTTGGTCTTGGGGGCATGCCGCGGCGCTCCCAAGCCCTGTTCGAGCCAGACTACCGACCCTGGCTGCTTGTCGCGGTCATCGGTGCCTTCATCCTTCTCACCGGCCTCGTGACGCTGTTCGTGCAGCTTTGGGTCAGCGTCCGCGACCGCGAACACAACCGCGTTTCCGTCGGCGATCCTTGGGATGCGCGCAGCCTGGAATGGTCAGTCTCCGCCCCACCGCCTGAGTACAATTTCGCGACGATCCCGCATGTCAGCGGCCGCGATACGTTCTACCTTCGCAAGGTGCATGGGGGCGCCTACAAGCCCGCTGACCATTACCGCGGCATCGAGATGCCGAAAAACAGCTGGGTCGGGCCGCTCGTCGGCCTCGGCGGCGCGGTCTGCGCCTTCGGCCTCATCTGGCACATCTGGTGGATGGCAATGCTCGGCTTCGCGGCGATCTGGCTGCCGGTGATCGCGCGCAGCTTTGTGCGTGAGACCCACCTTTGGATCCCGGCGGCCGAGGTGGAGGCGGAGAACCGACGCTGGCTCGATCTCGCTCACGCCACCCATCCGGTGCCACGACAGCTCGAAGAGAGCCAAGCCAATCGCAGGCTCGCGAAGGTCAATCCGGCAGAGGTCGCGGCATGA
- a CDS encoding SDR family oxidoreductase, with protein sequence MNQESRADRRPTVVITGASAGVGRAIAHEFARHRWNVSVLARGEAGLRGTVRDIERAGGRALAHQVDVADADAVMRAADETVREFGGIDVWINVAMVTIYAPVQQTFPEEYRRATEVTYLGQVYGTLAALKHMQARDYGAIVCIGSALAYRSIPLQSSYCAAKAAVRGFLDSLRSELLHDGSRVRLTMVQLPAVNTPQFDWARTRMPRRLEPVPPIYQPEAIARHVYRAAHTSPRELWIGFPTWKAIIGNMIIPGWIDGYLARHGYRGEMTSQAALEGRPDNLYGPVDTDPGAHGRFDDRALTTVPAADPRWLKLGIAAALGAALLGTLSIAKASKPPQRLR encoded by the coding sequence ATGAACCAAGAGAGTAGAGCCGACCGCCGTCCCACCGTGGTGATAACTGGTGCCAGCGCTGGGGTGGGACGGGCGATCGCACACGAATTCGCCCGGCACCGCTGGAACGTATCGGTGCTGGCGCGTGGCGAGGCGGGGTTGAGGGGAACGGTGCGGGACATCGAGCGCGCAGGGGGACGTGCGCTGGCCCATCAGGTCGACGTCGCTGATGCCGATGCCGTCATGAGAGCGGCGGACGAGACGGTAAGGGAGTTCGGCGGTATCGACGTTTGGATCAACGTCGCGATGGTGACGATCTACGCCCCCGTGCAGCAGACCTTTCCGGAGGAGTACAGGCGGGCGACCGAGGTCACTTATCTCGGACAGGTCTACGGCACGCTCGCCGCGCTGAAGCACATGCAGGCGCGAGATTATGGTGCCATCGTTTGCATCGGCTCGGCCCTGGCGTACCGTTCGATTCCGCTGCAATCGAGCTACTGCGCGGCCAAGGCCGCCGTGCGCGGCTTCCTCGACAGCCTGCGCAGCGAGCTGCTGCACGATGGCAGTCGGGTGCGGTTGACGATGGTGCAGCTGCCGGCGGTGAACACGCCCCAATTCGACTGGGCACGCACCCGCATGCCGCGTCGGCTGGAACCGGTGCCGCCGATCTATCAGCCCGAGGCCATCGCCCGTCACGTCTATCGCGCCGCCCACACCTCGCCGCGCGAACTCTGGATCGGCTTCCCGACCTGGAAGGCGATCATCGGCAACATGATCATTCCGGGCTGGATCGACGGGTACCTCGCGCGGCACGGCTATCGCGGCGAGATGACGAGCCAAGCGGCGCTCGAAGGGCGGCCGGACAACCTGTACGGTCCCGTCGACACCGATCCGGGCGCGCATGGACGCTTCGACGACCGCGCGCTGACCACCGTGCCGGCCGCCGACCCGCGCTGGCTGAAGCTTGGCATCGCCGCCGCGCTCGGCGCGGCGCTGCTCGGCACGCTATCGATCGCCAAGGCCTCGAAGCCACCGCAGCGCCTTCGGTAG
- a CDS encoding COX aromatic rich motif-containing protein yields the protein MADVRCPPAAGPARRLKELVRQFIGPVALIALGSLGGCGVLDHGFMGAAGPVADKTRSLFLLACFILLFVVGPVLLLTPIIAWHYRLSNTKSAYRPKWGFNWSLEGLIWIPPAIIVIVLAVFLWRDTHALDPYKPLVSPNPPVKVQVVALDWKWLFIYPEEGIASVNELAFPSDRPIHLSLTSATVMQSFFVPQLGGQIYAMAGMTTQHNLAASEPGRFRGENTQFNGMGFQNQKFPVLAQSADDYTAWLARARAGGKTLDMNAFKALSARSTQAEPILFGSVTPGLFQSIVALDHPGIHAAHMRAR from the coding sequence GTGGCTGATGTGAGATGCCCGCCCGCCGCTGGTCCCGCCCGCCGCCTAAAGGAACTGGTCCGACAGTTCATCGGACCAGTGGCACTGATCGCGCTGGGCAGCCTCGGCGGCTGCGGGGTGCTCGATCACGGCTTCATGGGGGCTGCTGGACCGGTCGCCGATAAGACCCGCAGCCTGTTCCTGCTCGCCTGCTTCATCCTGCTGTTCGTCGTCGGGCCCGTGCTGCTGCTGACGCCGATCATCGCCTGGCACTACCGCTTGTCGAACACCAAAAGCGCCTACCGGCCGAAATGGGGTTTCAACTGGTCGCTCGAAGGCCTGATCTGGATCCCGCCCGCGATCATCGTGATCGTGCTCGCGGTATTCCTGTGGCGGGACACGCATGCGCTCGATCCCTACAAGCCATTGGTATCGCCCAATCCGCCGGTCAAGGTGCAGGTCGTGGCGCTCGATTGGAAGTGGCTGTTCATCTACCCCGAGGAGGGGATCGCCAGCGTCAACGAACTCGCCTTCCCGTCCGACCGTCCGATCCATCTCAGCCTGACCAGCGCCACGGTCATGCAGTCGTTCTTCGTGCCCCAGCTCGGTGGGCAGATCTACGCGATGGCTGGCATGACGACACAGCACAACTTGGCAGCGAGCGAACCGGGCCGCTTTCGTGGTGAGAACACCCAATTCAACGGGATGGGCTTCCAGAACCAGAAATTTCCCGTGCTGGCGCAATCCGCCGACGACTACACAGCTTGGCTCGCGCGCGCCCGTGCGGGTGGCAAGACCCTCGACATGAATGCTTTCAAGGCGCTGTCCGCCCGCTCGACCCAGGCCGAACCGATCCTGTTCGGATCGGTGACGCCGGGCTTGTTCCAATCGATTGTCGCCCTGGACCATCCAGGCATCCATGCCGCCCACATGAGAGCCCGATGA